A single Ignavibacteriales bacterium DNA region contains:
- the yidD gene encoding membrane protein insertion efficiency factor YidD: protein MNIIQRIMASVIISPVPPYRHLRKSYILIFLLCIGLAPLTFPQNLQEEETSVWSAKDPVYQSELKPTGKEYNLQFNALSDYLTIPLIYTYWFAISEPDGNKCPFHPSCSSFLMHGIKETGLITGTILFFDRFTRDANVVNRREHYPLITKGKYFDPHYVYLLDGSGNANPWFPEYIYLMEKKK, encoded by the coding sequence ATGAATATCATTCAGCGAATCATGGCTTCAGTGATTATTTCCCCGGTCCCGCCTTATCGGCATTTACGGAAATCTTATATTCTGATTTTTCTTTTATGTATCGGCCTTGCTCCGCTCACCTTCCCTCAGAATCTTCAGGAGGAAGAAACCTCCGTCTGGTCCGCAAAAGATCCCGTTTACCAAAGTGAACTGAAACCGACCGGAAAGGAATATAATCTTCAGTTCAATGCGCTTTCTGATTATCTGACCATACCTCTGATATACACCTACTGGTTTGCCATATCAGAGCCGGACGGAAACAAGTGCCCTTTCCACCCCTCCTGTTCTTCATTCCTGATGCACGGTATAAAGGAAACAGGGCTCATTACAGGTACTATCCTCTTTTTTGACCGATTTACCAGGGATGCAAATGTGGTTAACAGAAGAGAGCATTATCCCCTTATTACGAAGGGAAAATACTTTGATCCGCATTACGTTTATCTGCTTGACGGCAGCGGCAATGCAAACCCCTGGTTCCCTGAATATATATACCTGATGGAGAAGAAGAAATAA
- a CDS encoding acyl-CoA dehydrogenase: MNFELTEDQLMIQQTAKEFAEAEIAPSAVERDINAEFPYEIIKKLGEQGFMGMMVSPDYGGAGMDTISYVLAMTEISKVDASVGVIMSVNNSLVCWGLEKYGSEYLKTNYLTKLASGEKLGAFALSEPEAGSDATNQHTVAEKDGDHYIINGIKNWITNGTTADYTLVMTQTDREKAHKGITCFLVERGTPGFESAKKEDKLGIRSSDTCSLTFTNCRVPKENIVWEEGKGFNFAMNTLNGGRIGIASQALGIALASLDAAKNYAKQRKAFGTEIANHQAIQFKIADMAVKFEAAKMLTLQAAALKDAGKNYTKEAAMAKLYASKIAVENALEAIQVHGGYGYVREYLVERYLRDAKITEIYEGTSEIQKIVIARTLLSGN; the protein is encoded by the coding sequence ATGAATTTTGAATTGACCGAAGATCAGTTAATGATTCAGCAGACCGCAAAAGAGTTTGCCGAAGCTGAAATAGCCCCCTCCGCTGTTGAGCGTGATATTAATGCCGAATTCCCCTACGAAATCATCAAAAAGCTCGGAGAACAGGGCTTTATGGGTATGATGGTCTCCCCTGATTATGGCGGAGCAGGCATGGATACCATCAGCTACGTTCTTGCTATGACCGAAATCAGCAAGGTAGATGCCAGCGTGGGTGTTATTATGTCAGTAAATAATTCATTGGTCTGCTGGGGTCTGGAAAAATACGGCAGTGAATATCTTAAAACGAACTACCTGACCAAACTTGCCTCAGGTGAAAAGCTGGGTGCGTTCGCCCTCTCTGAACCAGAAGCCGGCAGTGATGCAACTAATCAGCACACCGTTGCGGAAAAAGACGGCGACCATTATATCATCAACGGTATTAAAAACTGGATTACCAACGGGACCACTGCTGATTATACCCTCGTGATGACACAGACCGACCGTGAAAAAGCCCACAAAGGCATTACCTGCTTCCTCGTTGAAAGAGGCACACCCGGTTTTGAATCTGCAAAAAAAGAAGATAAACTCGGCATCCGCAGTTCTGACACCTGCTCGCTCACCTTTACCAATTGCCGGGTACCAAAAGAAAATATCGTCTGGGAAGAGGGCAAAGGATTTAACTTTGCAATGAACACTCTTAACGGCGGAAGAATCGGTATTGCTTCTCAGGCGCTTGGAATAGCTCTCGCTTCGCTTGATGCGGCAAAGAACTATGCAAAGCAGCGTAAAGCATTCGGCACCGAAATTGCAAACCATCAGGCAATTCAGTTTAAGATAGCTGATATGGCAGTAAAGTTCGAAGCCGCCAAAATGCTCACCCTTCAGGCTGCGGCATTAAAGGATGCAGGCAAAAATTACACTAAAGAAGCCGCGATGGCGAAACTCTATGCTTCAAAGATAGCGGTGGAAAATGCTCTTGAGGCTATTCAGGTTCACGGCGGTTACGGCTACGTCCGTGAATATCTTGTTGAGCGCTATCTGCGTGACGCAAAGATTACCGAAATCTATGAAGGAACATCAGAAATACAGAAGATCGTCATAGCGCGAACCCTTCTTTCCGGCAACTGA